A part of Actinobaculum sp. 313 genomic DNA contains:
- a CDS encoding MerR family transcriptional regulator, translated as MRVKEIADMAGTTTRAVRHYHRLGLLPVPPVVGGRRDYGLEHLARLLRIRWLAESGLRLSQIAEILPEQQPSDRDAVLESLRATRATIDAQVAQLHAQQKRIDVLIETVERGERLSPVPTVIEQFYDDVESATESMEGSKVIRGERRIMTFLATQGFTPRNTADFLDAVSQEDRVLFAQLVVEFATLPQRTPQEQKEGIDHLLQESLRMIDRYKKYVADVLAQLPTGRTGRAAWSIMQRLYELQFSHPSQQAYLQEYMKAMFADEEIGPILRRSAGEGWSL; from the coding sequence GTGCGGGTAAAAGAGATAGCCGATATGGCCGGTACGACGACGCGGGCCGTGCGCCACTACCACCGCCTCGGCCTCCTGCCAGTGCCGCCGGTCGTCGGTGGCCGGCGCGACTACGGCCTAGAGCACCTAGCCCGCCTGCTACGTATTCGCTGGCTGGCCGAGAGCGGGCTGCGGCTCTCGCAAATCGCAGAAATCCTGCCTGAGCAGCAGCCCAGCGACCGTGACGCCGTCCTTGAATCTCTGCGGGCCACGCGCGCCACCATTGATGCACAGGTGGCCCAACTACACGCGCAGCAGAAGCGCATTGATGTGTTGATTGAAACGGTCGAACGCGGCGAAAGGCTCTCGCCCGTGCCCACAGTTATTGAGCAGTTTTACGACGATGTTGAGTCTGCAACGGAAAGCATGGAGGGATCAAAAGTCATCCGCGGCGAGCGGCGCATCATGACATTCCTCGCCACGCAGGGCTTCACGCCGAGGAACACCGCCGATTTCCTCGACGCCGTCTCGCAGGAGGATCGGGTGCTGTTCGCGCAGCTCGTCGTCGAGTTCGCCACGTTGCCGCAGCGCACTCCGCAGGAGCAGAAGGAGGGCATTGACCATCTGCTGCAGGAATCCCTCCGGATGATTGATCGCTACAAGAAGTATGTGGCCGATGTGCTGGCACAGCTCCCGACCGGGCGTACCGGCCGCGCCGCGTGGTCGATCATGCAGCGACTCTACGAGCTGCAGTTCTCCCATCCGTCCCAGCAGGCGTATTTGCAGGAGTATATGAAGGCGATGTTTGCCGACGAAGAGATTGGCCCCATCCTGCGGCGCTCCGCGGGAGAGGGGTGGAGCCTCTAG
- a CDS encoding dihydroxyacetone kinase family protein, producing MTRLVNIPEDFPAEALRGFVLANKRYVKPVYGGVVRSTATPEGKVAVIYGGGSGHYPAFAGWVGPGIADGAVCGNIFSSPSGSQAYSVLKAAHRGAGVLMGFGNYAGDVLHFGQAIERLRSEGIQADTLVVTDDIASGSQDEIEKRRGIAGDFPIFKIAGAAAEAGKDFDEVKRVFAKANAATRSFGVAFSGCTLPGADGPLFTVPEGKMGIGLGIHGEPGVAEADLGTAKDVAKTLVDGLLPEAPEDAGKRVVAVVNGLGDTKYEELFVVAGAVYDLLTEAGLEVADLESGEFVTSLDMAGISLTLTWVDDELLEYWDAPCDTPAYRKGSVGDVARDDAVLSSEATKVAVTEEGSAASKAAAAKAVDILGLVAAMLDGAKDELGRLDSIAGDGDHGIGMANGSHGAAQAAAAIAAEGAGLSTTLAAAGDAWSDRAGGTSGALWGSLLTAIGAVFGNDDAPDLAKAVAALEAGRDAVQRLGGAQVGDKTLVDALVPLVEAFSATAGDFQEKAAAALRAGEQGAESTADMVAKLGRARPLGEKSLGTPDPGAVSLVRVARVVAENI from the coding sequence ATGACGCGACTTGTTAATATTCCAGAAGATTTCCCGGCTGAGGCGCTACGCGGGTTTGTGCTCGCCAACAAGCGTTACGTGAAGCCTGTCTACGGCGGCGTGGTCCGCTCTACCGCCACCCCCGAAGGGAAAGTCGCCGTGATCTACGGCGGCGGGTCCGGCCACTACCCGGCGTTTGCCGGATGGGTCGGCCCCGGTATTGCCGACGGCGCAGTGTGTGGCAATATTTTCTCCTCGCCCTCCGGCTCGCAGGCATACTCGGTGCTCAAGGCCGCCCATCGTGGTGCAGGGGTGCTGATGGGATTCGGCAACTATGCCGGTGACGTACTGCATTTCGGGCAGGCCATAGAACGCCTGCGTTCCGAAGGCATCCAGGCGGATACTTTGGTTGTCACCGACGACATCGCCTCCGGATCCCAAGACGAAATCGAGAAACGCCGCGGTATCGCCGGTGACTTCCCAATCTTCAAAATCGCAGGAGCCGCTGCCGAGGCGGGTAAGGACTTCGATGAGGTCAAGAGAGTCTTCGCCAAGGCGAATGCCGCCACCCGTTCCTTCGGCGTGGCCTTCTCCGGCTGCACTCTCCCCGGCGCGGATGGCCCTCTATTCACCGTTCCGGAAGGAAAGATGGGTATCGGACTCGGCATCCACGGTGAACCCGGAGTGGCTGAGGCAGATCTAGGCACGGCCAAGGATGTTGCCAAAACACTAGTCGATGGGCTTCTTCCCGAAGCGCCCGAGGACGCCGGCAAGCGCGTCGTCGCCGTCGTCAACGGACTGGGTGATACCAAGTACGAGGAACTCTTTGTCGTCGCCGGAGCCGTGTACGACCTGCTGACCGAAGCGGGCCTGGAGGTGGCAGACCTTGAGTCCGGTGAGTTCGTGACTTCGCTGGACATGGCCGGCATCTCGCTGACCTTGACCTGGGTCGACGACGAGCTGCTGGAGTACTGGGACGCTCCCTGCGATACACCCGCCTACCGCAAAGGCTCGGTGGGCGATGTGGCGCGCGACGACGCGGTTCTTTCCAGCGAGGCCACCAAGGTAGCCGTTACGGAAGAAGGATCGGCCGCCTCGAAGGCCGCCGCAGCCAAAGCGGTAGACATCCTCGGACTGGTGGCCGCCATGCTCGACGGCGCGAAGGACGAACTCGGGCGACTTGATTCCATTGCGGGCGACGGCGATCACGGCATTGGCATGGCCAATGGCTCTCATGGGGCCGCGCAGGCCGCTGCGGCCATCGCCGCCGAGGGAGCCGGGCTGAGCACCACCCTGGCGGCTGCGGGCGACGCGTGGTCGGATCGTGCCGGTGGTACGTCCGGTGCGTTGTGGGGCTCGCTGCTGACGGCGATCGGGGCCGTTTTTGGTAACGACGACGCCCCCGACCTGGCAAAGGCCGTTGCCGCCCTTGAGGCGGGCCGTGATGCGGTGCAGCGCCTCGGCGGTGCACAGGTGGGCGACAAGACGCTGGTTGACGCACTGGTGCCACTGGTCGAAGCGTTCAGTGCGACTGCGGGCGACTTCCAGGAGAAGGCGGCAGCGGCACTACGAGCCGGTGAGCAGGGCGCCGAGAGCACCGCTGACATGGTTGCGAAGCTCGGACGCGCGCGGCCGCTGGGTGAGAAGTCGCTCGGCACGCCCGATCCGGGTGCGGTGTCACTGGTTCGCGTGGCGCGGGTTGTTGCCGAGAACATCTGA
- a CDS encoding zinc-dependent dehydrogenase: MKAAVMLGPGQLELQEVEDPHAGPGELILKTGANTLCGTDGRILRGEKTAGIDPGVILGHELSGYVTEVGEGVSGFAEGDLVAVNPTVPCLQCYYCKAGVEHLCDHARLFGYAINGGLADYVRIRAEAMTRGGVYKALPGVSPVEAALSEPLGCVLNGAGNYKPTPGDTVVIVGAGPIGMLHTQVNRLYGASQVIVSDLSEERLAIAKKLGATHTVNPTEVDVVEFVRDHTGGRGADVAVLCIGANALFQQGLELVRKRGRVNAFAGFPKTGTSTIDPNLIHYRELTVTGGSNNRRETQELALRLIAEGKIDVKSLHTDTYVLDDVVAAIEYAASGKGIKVAVVPE; the protein is encoded by the coding sequence ATGAAGGCAGCGGTGATGCTCGGGCCGGGGCAACTCGAACTGCAGGAGGTCGAAGATCCGCACGCCGGGCCAGGTGAGCTCATTCTGAAAACCGGCGCAAACACGCTCTGCGGTACGGATGGTCGCATCTTACGGGGCGAGAAAACCGCCGGCATCGATCCTGGCGTGATCCTCGGCCATGAATTATCCGGATATGTCACCGAAGTGGGTGAGGGAGTGAGCGGTTTTGCCGAGGGCGACCTCGTCGCCGTCAATCCCACCGTTCCCTGCCTACAGTGCTACTACTGCAAGGCGGGCGTCGAGCATCTGTGCGATCACGCGCGGCTGTTCGGCTACGCCATCAACGGCGGCTTGGCAGACTATGTGCGCATCCGAGCCGAGGCCATGACCCGCGGTGGCGTGTACAAGGCGCTTCCCGGAGTCAGCCCAGTGGAGGCTGCGCTCTCCGAACCGCTTGGCTGCGTGCTCAACGGCGCAGGCAATTACAAGCCCACACCCGGCGACACCGTCGTCATCGTCGGTGCTGGGCCCATCGGCATGCTCCACACACAGGTCAACCGGCTCTACGGCGCCTCGCAGGTGATTGTCTCCGACCTGTCGGAGGAGCGCCTCGCCATCGCGAAGAAGCTCGGAGCAACACACACCGTCAACCCCACCGAAGTGGACGTGGTGGAGTTCGTCCGCGACCACACCGGCGGCCGCGGAGCGGATGTTGCCGTGCTGTGTATCGGCGCGAATGCGCTGTTCCAGCAGGGCCTGGAGCTGGTACGCAAACGCGGGCGGGTCAACGCCTTCGCCGGATTCCCCAAGACGGGCACATCCACCATCGACCCGAACCTCATCCATTACCGCGAACTCACGGTCACCGGCGGCTCGAATAATCGGCGCGAAACACAGGAACTCGCGCTACGCCTCATCGCGGAGGGAAAGATCGATGTGAAGTCGCTGCATACGGATACGTACGTGCTCGACGACGTCGTCGCCGCCATCGAGTATGCGGCGTCCGGCAAGGGCATTAAGGTGGCGGTGGTGCCGGAGTAG
- a CDS encoding NAD(P)H-dependent oxidoreductase: MVKIGIVLGSVRDFRFGEQIAQWVMDYAQTRGDAEFTLIDVKDFDLPFVTDAVPPMQKNKQYEDERVQRWSNTIDELDGFIFITSEYNHGVPGAFKNAVDHLSSEFAGKAVAFIGYASDGAIRAVEQWRTVAGGLSMYDIRPQLTLSLFSDAKDWREFTPAELRSRELVNLVDELVATTTKLRG; this comes from the coding sequence ATGGTCAAGATTGGTATCGTTCTCGGATCGGTTCGCGACTTCCGCTTCGGCGAGCAGATCGCGCAGTGGGTCATGGATTACGCGCAGACGCGCGGAGACGCCGAATTCACGCTTATCGATGTGAAGGACTTCGATCTTCCCTTCGTCACCGACGCCGTACCCCCGATGCAGAAGAACAAGCAGTACGAAGATGAGCGCGTACAGCGCTGGTCGAACACCATCGATGAACTCGACGGTTTTATCTTCATCACCTCCGAGTACAATCATGGCGTCCCCGGTGCCTTCAAGAACGCCGTCGATCACCTGTCCTCCGAATTCGCAGGTAAAGCCGTTGCCTTCATCGGCTATGCCAGCGATGGTGCCATCCGCGCCGTCGAGCAGTGGCGGACCGTTGCCGGCGGGCTGTCTATGTACGACATTCGTCCGCAGCTGACGCTCTCGCTCTTCTCCGATGCCAAGGATTGGCGCGAGTTCACTCCCGCTGAACTTCGCTCCCGAGAGCTTGTCAACCTCGTTGACGAGCTCGTCGCGACGACGACGAAGCTGCGCGGCTGA
- a CDS encoding DUF6508 domain-containing protein: MTYEKVTAYIPALEGGLDMEWIEDRRELAPGEPRHFPYVRYGPEVYEFLDSFYGIPAVTDYEDTLDELGLWHRKEGIYSLRVEETPGEIICGLFFRVRRAERFSEGSIWSFIDSGFALRCLRRLKALDGETAVQQA; this comes from the coding sequence ATGACATACGAGAAGGTAACCGCTTACATCCCCGCCCTTGAGGGAGGGCTCGACATGGAATGGATCGAGGATCGGCGGGAGCTCGCGCCCGGAGAACCGCGCCATTTCCCCTATGTGCGTTACGGCCCTGAGGTGTACGAGTTTCTGGACAGCTTCTACGGAATCCCTGCCGTCACCGATTACGAGGACACACTTGACGAACTCGGCCTGTGGCACAGGAAAGAGGGAATCTACTCCCTGCGGGTAGAGGAAACACCCGGCGAGATCATCTGCGGCCTCTTTTTCCGGGTTCGGCGCGCAGAACGCTTCTCAGAAGGCTCGATCTGGAGCTTTATCGACAGCGGATTTGCTCTACGCTGCCTACGCCGGCTCAAAGCGCTTGACGGCGAAACTGCCGTCCAGCAGGCGTGA
- the thrC gene encoding threonine synthase, with the protein MQYISTRGQMAPAGFCQILLDGLAPDGGLVVPEVIPSVSAAQRERWRELTYPELAAAVIGLYATDIPEADLAALTAAAYSEKNFPTAGTVPLTRLNPSLYLVGLSEGPTMAFKDLAMQFLGQAVPYVLAREGRVLNILGATSGDTGSAAEYAFRGRSNVSVFMLSPAGRMSAVQRAQMYSLTDPNIHNIAVDGVFDDCQNIVKAINGNAAFKQANSIGAVNSINFGRIAAQIVYYFWAWLRITDGVAPAERDDVRVNFTVPSGNFGNIYAGHLARRMGLPIGRLILATNENNVLDEFFRTGVYVPRSRENTLATSSPSMDISKASNLERFIWELLGPEEFQVRWPELERSGRLDLSSWQSRLTDEYGFVSGASSHADRLAAIRSVFDECGVLIDPHTADGITVARRHVNDGGSVTLVLETAKAAKFGDTVAEALGDRAPAQSPVIAELLARPQHVVEAPNSAQAVSDYLADHALR; encoded by the coding sequence ATGCAGTACATTTCGACGCGCGGGCAGATGGCCCCGGCCGGTTTCTGCCAGATCCTTCTTGACGGATTGGCGCCCGACGGCGGACTGGTGGTCCCGGAGGTGATCCCGTCCGTATCGGCAGCCCAGCGCGAGCGCTGGCGTGAACTCACCTATCCCGAGCTGGCTGCCGCCGTCATCGGCCTGTATGCAACGGATATTCCTGAAGCCGACCTCGCTGCGCTGACCGCAGCCGCCTACTCGGAGAAGAACTTCCCCACTGCCGGAACCGTGCCACTGACCCGGCTGAACCCATCGCTTTACCTCGTCGGCCTGTCAGAGGGCCCGACCATGGCCTTCAAGGACCTTGCCATGCAGTTCCTTGGCCAGGCCGTGCCATACGTGTTGGCTCGTGAGGGGCGGGTGCTGAATATCCTCGGCGCCACCTCGGGCGATACTGGTTCGGCGGCGGAGTACGCCTTCCGCGGGCGCAGCAACGTCTCTGTCTTCATGCTTTCTCCCGCCGGACGGATGAGTGCGGTACAACGTGCACAGATGTACTCTCTCACTGATCCCAATATTCACAATATCGCCGTCGACGGCGTCTTCGACGACTGCCAGAACATCGTCAAGGCGATCAATGGCAACGCCGCCTTCAAGCAGGCGAATTCCATCGGTGCCGTCAACTCCATCAACTTCGGGCGCATTGCCGCTCAGATTGTCTACTACTTCTGGGCGTGGCTGCGCATAACTGACGGCGTCGCCCCTGCTGAGCGTGATGACGTCCGTGTCAACTTCACGGTACCCTCCGGGAACTTCGGCAATATCTACGCGGGGCACCTGGCCCGGCGCATGGGGCTACCGATCGGTCGGCTGATCCTGGCCACCAATGAGAACAATGTGCTCGACGAGTTCTTCCGCACCGGTGTGTACGTGCCGCGCTCGCGGGAGAACACGCTTGCCACCTCCAGCCCCTCGATGGACATTTCGAAGGCCTCAAACCTGGAGCGGTTCATTTGGGAACTGCTCGGTCCGGAAGAGTTCCAGGTCAGGTGGCCCGAGCTGGAGCGAAGCGGGCGCCTCGATCTTTCTTCGTGGCAGAGCCGCCTCACAGATGAGTACGGCTTTGTTTCCGGTGCCAGCAGTCATGCGGATCGTCTCGCTGCAATCCGTAGCGTTTTTGATGAGTGCGGCGTGCTCATCGATCCGCATACTGCCGACGGCATCACGGTGGCGCGTCGGCATGTGAACGACGGCGGCTCCGTCACGCTCGTTTTGGAGACGGCCAAAGCCGCGAAATTCGGCGATACCGTGGCGGAGGCGCTAGGAGATCGTGCTCCGGCACAATCGCCGGTGATCGCCGAACTGCTCGCCCGGCCTCAACACGTGGTGGAGGCGCCGAATAGTGCGCAGGCGGTGAGCGACTATTTGGCCGACCACGCGCTGCGATAG
- a CDS encoding acryloyl-CoA reductase: MDIPQSMRAYQLHETDDGVRGHFINATPEDLGEGDVLVRTTYSSVNYKDGLAGTGKATIARTLPLIGGCDGTGVVVHAGESGMAAGQRVAMIGASLSERHAGGYCEYMRVPNSWVDPLPDHLGTWEAAVFATAGVTAAAAILRLEAVGITPSSGPVVVTGASGGAGTLGVAMLAQRGYEVTAVTGKPEAAQLLTELGAAEIQPRPDLSGKPRALEHGHWAAAVDNVGGDTLAWLIRTMQPGGAIASYGNAGGNALHTTVLPFILRGISLLGVNVTALPFDLRHRIWAELAGKLPLETFRKIGHTVDFDDLPAAHERIVTEGVIGRTVVHISDADGAPRDR, encoded by the coding sequence ATGGATATTCCACAGAGCATGCGTGCCTACCAATTGCACGAGACGGACGACGGCGTCCGCGGTCATTTCATCAACGCCACTCCTGAAGATCTTGGGGAGGGCGACGTCCTCGTCCGAACCACCTATTCCTCCGTGAACTACAAGGACGGTCTGGCGGGGACAGGCAAAGCAACTATTGCCCGAACTCTGCCGTTAATCGGAGGGTGCGACGGCACCGGCGTCGTCGTACATGCCGGTGAATCGGGAATGGCTGCGGGGCAACGGGTCGCCATGATCGGCGCCTCGCTATCCGAGCGGCATGCGGGCGGGTATTGCGAATACATGCGGGTGCCCAACAGTTGGGTTGATCCTCTTCCTGATCACCTGGGCACCTGGGAGGCCGCCGTTTTCGCCACGGCCGGGGTCACGGCCGCCGCCGCCATTTTGCGCCTGGAGGCTGTCGGTATCACACCGTCCTCCGGCCCCGTGGTCGTCACCGGTGCTAGCGGCGGTGCCGGCACTCTCGGAGTGGCCATGCTTGCGCAGCGCGGCTATGAGGTTACCGCGGTGACCGGGAAGCCGGAGGCGGCGCAGTTACTTACCGAGCTTGGTGCGGCCGAGATTCAGCCGCGCCCAGATCTGAGCGGGAAACCCCGTGCGCTGGAGCACGGCCACTGGGCCGCGGCTGTTGATAACGTCGGCGGTGACACACTCGCCTGGCTGATACGCACGATGCAGCCCGGCGGGGCCATTGCCTCCTACGGAAACGCGGGAGGGAACGCCCTGCACACCACCGTGCTGCCGTTCATTCTGCGTGGAATCAGCCTACTCGGCGTCAATGTGACGGCCTTGCCCTTCGATCTGCGTCACCGTATTTGGGCAGAGTTGGCGGGCAAACTTCCTCTTGAAACCTTCCGCAAAATCGGGCACACCGTTGACTTCGACGATCTGCCTGCGGCACACGAGCGCATTGTCACCGAAGGAGTGATCGGACGTACCGTCGTGCATATCTCCGACGCCGATGGCGCCCCGCGCGATAGGTAG
- a CDS encoding peptidylprolyl isomerase, giving the protein MEATLHTNYGDIVVELYPNHAPKTVANFTELATGKREWTHPATGEKTTDPLYDGVIFHRVIAGFMIQGGDPLGVGTGGPGYTFDDEIHPELNFNEPYILAMANAGTRMGKGTNGSQFFITVAPTPWLQGKHTIFGKVNDEQSQGVVDQIAQVATGAADRPLDAVVIESVTVTE; this is encoded by the coding sequence ATGGAAGCAACTCTGCATACGAACTACGGCGACATCGTCGTCGAACTATATCCGAATCATGCGCCGAAGACGGTGGCCAATTTTACCGAGCTCGCCACCGGCAAGCGGGAGTGGACACATCCCGCCACCGGCGAGAAGACTACCGATCCGCTGTACGACGGGGTTATTTTCCACCGCGTGATTGCCGGGTTCATGATTCAGGGTGGCGATCCGCTGGGCGTGGGGACGGGAGGCCCCGGCTATACCTTCGATGACGAAATCCACCCGGAGCTCAATTTCAACGAGCCCTACATTCTTGCGATGGCCAATGCTGGTACTCGGATGGGAAAAGGAACCAACGGGTCGCAGTTCTTCATCACGGTTGCACCAACTCCCTGGCTGCAGGGCAAGCACACGATTTTCGGCAAGGTCAATGACGAGCAGTCGCAGGGAGTTGTCGATCAGATCGCGCAGGTCGCTACCGGCGCGGCGGATCGTCCACTGGATGCCGTTGTGATCGAATCCGTGACGGTTACGGAGTAG
- a CDS encoding rhomboid family intramembrane serine protease, giving the protein MPPQQPSWLSRFFGLGPHKPWVTITLVIACVLVALVERVHSQIGGWMVFAPLVGDAEPWRFLTSAFLHAGPWHLLLNMYALWLIGSALEPAIGRLCFLAIYLLSAVAGNVTVLLAADPLGQSWITATVGASGAVFGVFGALFVLYRHFGVDTTMILVTIGLNLVLTFMPGMNISWQSHLGGIITGAAMMALMLPHRRDWTRRKRSVRDVAVIVGTALVLLVLVVWKYHGL; this is encoded by the coding sequence GTGCCCCCTCAGCAGCCGTCCTGGCTATCACGCTTTTTCGGCCTGGGTCCGCATAAGCCGTGGGTTACGATCACCCTTGTAATTGCGTGTGTATTGGTTGCCCTGGTGGAACGAGTTCATTCGCAGATCGGCGGGTGGATGGTTTTCGCTCCGCTTGTCGGCGACGCCGAGCCGTGGCGTTTCCTGACCTCCGCATTTCTGCATGCCGGCCCTTGGCACCTTCTTCTCAATATGTACGCGCTGTGGCTCATCGGGTCAGCGCTGGAACCGGCTATTGGGCGGCTCTGTTTTCTGGCGATTTATCTTCTGTCTGCGGTGGCGGGTAATGTGACCGTTTTGTTGGCAGCCGATCCGCTTGGGCAGAGTTGGATAACCGCAACGGTTGGCGCCTCGGGAGCGGTGTTCGGTGTGTTCGGCGCTCTGTTCGTGCTGTACCGCCATTTCGGCGTGGACACCACGATGATCTTGGTGACCATTGGTCTGAATCTGGTCCTTACCTTCATGCCTGGTATGAACATTTCGTGGCAGTCGCATCTCGGAGGAATCATTACCGGTGCCGCAATGATGGCGCTAATGCTGCCGCATCGACGGGATTGGACACGCCGGAAGCGCAGCGTGCGTGACGTGGCGGTTATTGTGGGTACAGCGCTGGTATTACTGGTTCTCGTGGTGTGGAAGTACCACGGCTTGTGA
- a CDS encoding cell division protein CrgA, with protein MPESAEREKSTEREKSTRRAKETREKKGTSSASSSKKPAPKGTKRGIEQQEERRRRASSRKKVKPTERHSPRWWAPLMVTLMVLGLLVVVVAYVSGGGLPVSAWSGSNNNLFLGFGVMLVGFLMTMGWR; from the coding sequence ATGCCCGAGTCTGCAGAGCGCGAAAAGTCGACTGAGCGCGAGAAGTCTACGCGTAGAGCCAAGGAGACCCGCGAGAAGAAGGGCACGTCCAGCGCTTCAAGCTCGAAGAAACCAGCTCCCAAGGGAACCAAGAGGGGAATCGAGCAGCAAGAAGAGCGGCGGCGCCGCGCGTCTTCCCGCAAAAAGGTGAAGCCGACCGAAAGGCATTCGCCACGTTGGTGGGCTCCGCTGATGGTGACGTTGATGGTTCTCGGCCTGCTGGTTGTCGTGGTCGCCTACGTTTCTGGTGGTGGCCTGCCCGTTTCTGCCTGGTCAGGATCGAACAATAACCTCTTCCTCGGCTTTGGCGTCATGCTTGTCGGCTTCCTTATGACAATGGGCTGGCGGTAG
- a CDS encoding class E sortase produces MPPIKEDVSLVAIVERGAFMGRHSQKSDRGGALSSDSTGSPAVDESWSRATESEPASLQPASAAATGVEPADVEPAGVEPASGESTGGLAAFFGDDETLYSEDVASADFPETVAMHAPTRQRSTRKKRSLFWCALGVLGELLITVGIVVGLFVVWQLWWTDVVAKQEQAAAIEEIQDDWGEAPVKIGTPRYDDPPAVPHPTDEGALIGLMRIPRFGVDNVDTIREGVGLKTVLDTGAFGHYPDTAYPGEIGNFATAAHRQTYGAPMRDVDQLQVDDAIIVETEDAYLIYKVTDSYIVEPSQGEVVAPVPGDLEAEATERHLTITTCHPPFVSDKRWVIHAKYDHWVARDDGIPEELAK; encoded by the coding sequence ATGCCGCCTATCAAGGAAGACGTTAGTCTAGTAGCTATCGTCGAAAGGGGTGCATTCATGGGACGCCACAGTCAGAAGTCCGACCGGGGAGGCGCGTTGTCGTCTGACTCGACAGGCTCGCCCGCAGTTGACGAGAGCTGGTCGCGGGCGACGGAGAGCGAACCCGCAAGCCTCCAACCCGCAAGCGCCGCGGCCACGGGCGTTGAACCCGCGGACGTTGAACCCGCGGGCGTTGAACCCGCGAGCGGCGAATCCACAGGTGGTCTGGCTGCCTTTTTCGGCGACGACGAGACGCTGTATTCCGAAGACGTCGCATCTGCTGATTTCCCGGAGACCGTAGCTATGCACGCTCCAACGCGGCAGCGTTCGACCAGGAAGAAGCGCTCCCTATTCTGGTGCGCGCTGGGCGTTCTTGGTGAACTGCTGATCACCGTCGGCATCGTCGTCGGACTATTTGTCGTGTGGCAGTTGTGGTGGACAGACGTGGTTGCCAAGCAGGAGCAGGCCGCCGCCATCGAGGAGATCCAGGACGACTGGGGAGAAGCGCCGGTCAAAATTGGTACCCCGCGCTATGACGATCCACCCGCAGTTCCGCATCCAACCGATGAGGGCGCGCTGATCGGACTAATGCGCATTCCGCGTTTTGGAGTGGATAACGTCGACACGATCCGAGAGGGAGTCGGCCTGAAAACCGTGTTGGATACGGGAGCATTCGGGCACTATCCCGACACCGCCTACCCGGGGGAGATCGGTAACTTCGCCACTGCCGCTCACCGCCAGACGTACGGCGCACCCATGCGCGACGTGGATCAGCTCCAGGTTGACGACGCGATCATCGTCGAAACGGAGGACGCATACCTCATCTACAAGGTCACCGACTCGTATATCGTTGAGCCCTCGCAAGGTGAGGTAGTCGCACCGGTTCCCGGCGATCTGGAGGCGGAGGCAACCGAGCGCCACCTGACAATCACCACCTGCCATCCACCCTTTGTGTCGGACAAGCGGTGGGTCATCCACGCGAAATATGATCATTGGGTGGCACGCGATGACGGCATTCCCGAGGAGCTAGCGAAGTAG
- a CDS encoding aminodeoxychorismate/anthranilate synthase component II, with protein MTDILVIDNYDSFVYTIVDYLRLLGAQTTVVRNDVVDLASVADADGVLVSPGPGTPADAGKAPDVIRECARLHKPMLGVCLGQQGLGEAFGATVAHAPELMHGKTSEIVHDGTGVFAGLESPLRVTRYHSLAVVPETIPDCLRITATTTDGVVMAFEHTELPLWGVQFHPESVMTVGGHRMLANWLTLCGSTNALALAEGKKPLVREH; from the coding sequence ATGACTGACATCCTCGTTATCGACAACTACGACAGCTTCGTCTACACCATCGTCGACTACCTGCGGCTTCTCGGGGCGCAGACAACGGTGGTACGCAACGACGTCGTCGACCTCGCAAGCGTTGCCGACGCCGACGGCGTGCTGGTGTCTCCCGGCCCGGGAACACCGGCCGACGCCGGCAAAGCGCCGGATGTGATCCGCGAATGCGCACGACTGCACAAACCCATGCTTGGCGTATGCCTGGGGCAACAGGGCCTCGGCGAGGCATTCGGAGCGACCGTCGCCCACGCCCCGGAGCTCATGCACGGAAAGACGTCCGAAATAGTCCATGATGGGACGGGCGTCTTCGCGGGTCTGGAGAGCCCGCTGCGTGTTACTCGTTATCACTCCTTGGCCGTCGTGCCGGAGACCATCCCAGATTGTCTGCGTATTACGGCGACGACGACGGACGGAGTGGTGATGGCTTTCGAGCACACGGAGCTTCCACTGTGGGGGGTGCAGTTCCACCCGGAGTCAGTGATGACGGTGGGTGGCCATCGCATGCTCGCCAACTGGTTGACATTGTGTGGATCAACCAACGCGCTGGCGCTCGCGGAGGGAAAGAAGCCTCTGGTGCGGGAGCACTGA